One genomic segment of Nocardioides cavernaquae includes these proteins:
- a CDS encoding acetyl-CoA C-acetyltransferase produces MPEAFIYDHLRTPRGRGKQTGALHEVKPIDLVVGLIDELRKRNPSLDTHRIDDVVLGVVTPVGDQGADIAKTAAIKAGLPETTAGVQLNRYCASGLEAVNQAASRVRGGFEDLILAGGVESMSRVPMGSDGGPWANDPATNFETSFVPQGIGADLIATMAGWSRQDVDAYAAESHARAAKAWANGYFADCVVPVTDDLGQVILDHDELVRPDTSVESLSGLRASFTAMGRDAGFDDVALSKYHWVESIDHVHHAGNSSGIVDGAALMLIGTGEVGQELGLTPKAKIISAAVSGADPTIMLTGPAPAARKALAKAGLTVDDIDLWEINEAFAAVAMRFMQDMGISHEITNVNGGAIAMGHPLGATGAIILGALIDELKRQGKRRGLATLCVGGGIGIATIVELV; encoded by the coding sequence ATGCCCGAAGCATTCATCTACGACCACCTGCGTACGCCGCGCGGCCGCGGCAAGCAGACCGGAGCCCTGCACGAGGTCAAGCCGATCGACCTCGTCGTCGGCCTCATCGACGAGCTCCGCAAGCGCAACCCGTCCCTCGACACGCACCGCATCGACGACGTCGTGCTTGGTGTGGTGACCCCCGTCGGCGACCAGGGTGCCGACATCGCCAAGACCGCCGCCATCAAGGCCGGCCTGCCCGAGACCACTGCTGGCGTCCAGCTGAACCGCTACTGCGCCTCCGGGCTCGAGGCGGTCAACCAGGCGGCCTCGCGGGTCCGCGGCGGGTTCGAGGACCTGATCCTCGCCGGTGGCGTCGAGTCGATGTCACGCGTGCCGATGGGCTCGGACGGCGGTCCCTGGGCCAACGACCCGGCCACCAACTTCGAGACGAGCTTCGTCCCCCAGGGCATCGGCGCGGACCTCATCGCGACCATGGCCGGCTGGAGCCGCCAGGACGTCGACGCCTATGCAGCCGAGTCGCACGCGCGCGCTGCCAAGGCCTGGGCCAACGGCTACTTCGCCGACTGCGTCGTCCCGGTGACCGATGACCTCGGCCAGGTCATCCTCGACCACGACGAGCTGGTCCGCCCGGACACGAGCGTCGAGTCCCTCTCCGGCCTGCGCGCCTCCTTCACCGCCATGGGCCGCGATGCCGGATTCGACGACGTCGCGCTCAGCAAGTACCACTGGGTCGAGTCCATCGACCACGTCCACCACGCCGGCAACAGCTCCGGCATCGTCGACGGCGCCGCCCTGATGCTGATCGGCACCGGGGAGGTCGGCCAGGAGCTCGGCCTGACCCCGAAGGCCAAGATCATCTCGGCCGCCGTCTCGGGTGCCGACCCGACGATCATGCTGACCGGCCCCGCGCCGGCGGCCCGCAAGGCCCTGGCGAAGGCCGGCCTCACCGTCGACGACATCGACTTGTGGGAGATCAACGAAGCGTTCGCTGCTGTCGCGATGCGGTTCATGCAGGACATGGGCATCTCGCACGAGATCACCAACGTCAACGGCGGCGCCATCGCGATGGGTCACCCGTTGGGCGCCACCGGCGCCATCATCCTCGGCGCGCTGATCGACGAGCTGAAGCGCCAGGGCAAGCGTCGCGGCCTGGCCACGCTCTGCGTCGGCGGTGGGATCGGCATCGCCACCATCGTCGAGCTCGTCTGA
- a CDS encoding acyl-CoA dehydrogenase family protein, which produces MTRNNDFDLFRITEEHEEIRQAVRSLAEDKIAPDAAQVDETASFPQTAYDALRAADFHAPHIPEEYGGAGADALATCIVIEEVARACASSSLIPAVNKLGTMPLLLGASEEVKAKYLPPVARGEALFAYGLSEREAGSDTASMKCRATPDGDGWVINGQKSWITNAGAAEYYTVLAVTDPDGRRGANVTAFVLEKSDEGFTFGAPERKLGIKGSPTRELNFDNVRIPGDRMVGGQGEGLKLALRTLDHTRVTIGAQAVGIAQGALDHALDYVRERKQFGKRIADFQGLQFMLADMAMHLEAARQMVYVAASKSERNDPDLSFFGAAAKCYASDVAMQVTTDAVQLLGGAGYTRDFPLERMMRDAKITQIYEGTNQIQRVVMARSLIGSSS; this is translated from the coding sequence ATGACCCGCAACAACGACTTCGACCTCTTCCGCATCACCGAGGAGCACGAGGAGATCCGCCAGGCGGTCCGCTCGCTGGCCGAGGACAAGATCGCGCCCGACGCCGCGCAGGTCGACGAGACCGCCTCCTTCCCGCAGACGGCGTACGACGCACTGCGCGCAGCGGACTTCCACGCGCCGCACATCCCCGAGGAGTACGGCGGCGCCGGCGCCGACGCCCTCGCCACCTGCATCGTCATCGAGGAAGTCGCCCGCGCATGTGCGTCCTCCTCGCTGATCCCCGCGGTGAACAAGCTCGGCACGATGCCGCTGCTGCTCGGGGCGTCCGAGGAGGTCAAGGCGAAGTACCTGCCGCCGGTGGCCCGCGGGGAGGCACTCTTCGCCTACGGCCTCTCCGAGCGCGAGGCCGGCAGCGACACCGCGTCGATGAAGTGCCGCGCCACCCCCGACGGCGACGGCTGGGTGATCAACGGCCAGAAGTCCTGGATCACCAACGCTGGTGCCGCCGAGTACTACACGGTCCTCGCCGTGACCGACCCCGACGGCCGTCGGGGCGCGAACGTCACCGCCTTCGTGCTGGAGAAGTCCGACGAGGGCTTCACCTTCGGTGCCCCCGAGCGGAAGCTCGGGATCAAGGGATCCCCGACCCGCGAGCTCAACTTCGACAACGTGCGCATCCCCGGCGACCGCATGGTCGGCGGGCAGGGCGAAGGCCTCAAGCTCGCGCTGCGCACACTGGACCACACGCGCGTGACGATCGGTGCACAGGCCGTCGGCATCGCCCAGGGCGCACTCGACCACGCCCTCGACTACGTCCGCGAGCGCAAGCAGTTCGGCAAGCGCATCGCCGACTTCCAGGGCCTCCAGTTCATGCTCGCCGACATGGCCATGCACCTCGAGGCCGCTCGCCAGATGGTCTACGTCGCGGCCTCGAAGTCCGAACGCAACGACCCCGACCTCTCCTTCTTCGGCGCCGCAGCCAAGTGCTACGCCTCCGACGTCGCCATGCAGGTGACCACCGACGCCGTCCAGCTGCTCGGCGGTGCCGGCTACACCCGCGACTTCCCCCTCGAGCGGATGATGCGCGACGCCAAGATCACGCAGATCTACGAGGGCACGAACCAGATCCAGCGCGTGGTCATGGCCCGCTCCTTGATCGGCAGCAGCTCGTGA
- a CDS encoding 3-hydroxybutyryl-CoA dehydrogenase yields MDKLGVVGCGLMGAGIAEVSARAGLDVVVVESSVLAADAGRKRLERSLQRAEAKGKIDSADEVLSRIRLETTVDAMADREIVIEAIVEDEQAKADLFSRLDKVVEAPDAILASNTSSIPIMKLGVVTNRPENVVGIHFFNPVPVLKLVEIVPSLLTSPEVTERARALVEGRLGKQAIDCQDRAGFVVNALLIPFILSAIRMLESGFASPEDIDRGLVLGAAHPQGPLALADLIGLDTTKAVADSLYEEFKEPLYAAPPLLLRMVDAGLLGRKAGRGFYTY; encoded by the coding sequence GTGGACAAGCTTGGTGTGGTGGGCTGCGGCCTGATGGGCGCCGGCATCGCGGAGGTCTCGGCACGAGCCGGACTCGACGTGGTCGTCGTGGAGTCGAGCGTCCTCGCGGCTGACGCGGGCCGCAAGCGGCTCGAGCGGTCGCTGCAGCGCGCCGAGGCGAAGGGCAAGATCGACTCCGCCGACGAAGTCCTCTCCCGCATCCGCCTCGAGACCACCGTCGACGCGATGGCCGACCGCGAGATCGTGATCGAGGCGATCGTCGAGGACGAGCAGGCCAAGGCCGACCTCTTCAGCCGCCTCGACAAGGTGGTGGAGGCCCCGGACGCGATCCTTGCCTCCAACACCTCCTCGATCCCGATCATGAAGCTCGGCGTCGTCACCAACCGCCCCGAGAACGTCGTCGGCATCCACTTCTTCAACCCCGTGCCCGTTCTCAAGCTGGTCGAGATCGTCCCCTCCCTGCTCACCTCGCCCGAGGTCACCGAGCGGGCTCGCGCGCTGGTCGAAGGCAGGCTCGGCAAGCAGGCCATCGACTGCCAGGACCGCGCCGGCTTCGTCGTCAACGCCCTCCTGATCCCCTTCATCCTCTCCGCGATCCGGATGCTCGAGTCCGGCTTCGCCAGCCCCGAGGACATCGACCGCGGCCTGGTCCTCGGCGCCGCGCACCCGCAGGGCCCGCTTGCCCTCGCCGACCTGATCGGCCTCGACACCACCAAGGCCGTGGCCGACTCCCTCTACGAAGAGTTCAAGGAGCCCCTGTACGCCGCTCCCCCACTCCTGCTGCGCATGGTCGACGCCGGCCTGCTCGGTCGCAAGGCCGGCCGCGGCTTCTACACCTACTGA